One genomic segment of Paenibacillus sp. FSL H8-0332 includes these proteins:
- a CDS encoding ABC transporter permease, whose translation MNQWLSALWVEVLKLRRSRLFVISLVVSILVPVMVGLVFSGTIGSQSAFEGEINMAGFLKELGIIVSMGGLIGFGFVYSWSFGREYSDRTVKDLLALPLSRYGVAAAKIVVATLLCEVLSLFMFISGCITAWLTGLDGWSLEVIVQGFSGYAQICLMVIVLSIPVAWMACIGRGFLYPLGIVLLTIVIAQFGGALGIVEYIPWAIPGLLSGASGEESTHLELVSRMLPFLTGAVGLIGTLAWWRYADQT comes from the coding sequence ATGAATCAATGGCTATCGGCCCTGTGGGTGGAGGTCTTGAAGCTTCGCCGTTCCAGGCTGTTCGTGATCTCGCTGGTGGTCAGCATCCTGGTGCCGGTAATGGTCGGATTGGTGTTCTCCGGGACCATTGGCTCCCAGAGCGCCTTTGAGGGTGAGATCAATATGGCAGGATTTCTGAAGGAGCTGGGTATTATCGTCTCCATGGGAGGCTTGATCGGCTTCGGGTTCGTGTACAGCTGGAGCTTCGGCCGGGAATATTCCGACCGCACGGTGAAGGACCTGCTGGCCCTGCCGCTGTCCCGGTATGGGGTGGCCGCTGCGAAGATTGTTGTTGCTACGTTATTATGTGAAGTTCTATCCTTGTTCATGTTCATATCCGGGTGCATCACGGCATGGCTTACCGGCTTGGACGGATGGAGTCTGGAGGTCATTGTTCAGGGATTCAGCGGGTACGCACAGATCTGTCTCATGGTGATTGTTCTGAGCATCCCTGTAGCGTGGATGGCTTGTATCGGGCGCGGTTTCCTGTATCCCCTGGGCATCGTCCTGCTTACCATTGTGATCGCTCAGTTCGGCGGGGCGCTGGGCATTGTAGAGTATATTCCGTGGGCTATTCCCGGACTGCTCAGCGGTGCCTCAGGAGAGGAGAGCACACATCTGGAGCTGGTTAGCCGTATGCTTCCGTTTCTCACCGGCGCTGTTGGCCTCATAGGCACGCTTGCCTGGTGGCGGTATGCCGACCAGACCTAA